GCATGCCGACGTGGCCGAGATGGGCGCGCCACTCCTCGGTCCGCGCCTCGGGATTGGCAACGAAGTTGAGCACCGGCACCACCGGCCGGGCGCAGCGGCCGAGGATCTCCAACTCGTCGCGGTGCTTGCCGAGCACCCGGTCCCGGGCGTCGATGACGTACAGCGCCGCATCGCAGGCCAGCAACTGCCTGAGCGCCTTGGCCTCCTGCTCGTACGGTCCCTGTGCGGCCGCCCCATCGAGGAAGCGGGTGACGACCTTCACCCACGGAGTTTCGCGGTCGCGTTCCAACCCGTCCAGGTGTTCGAGCAGACCGATGGAATCTTCCAGCCCCGGCGTATCGTAAAGCTCGACGGCCGGCGCCCCGTCGACCAGCAGCACCGTGCCTTCGACGTGCCGGGTGGTGGCGGGCGAACTGGAGACCTCGCCGAAAGCGGCGTCGCGGGTAAGGGTGCGGAGCAGCGAGGTCTTGCCGGTGTTGGTGTGCCCGACCACGGCGACCTTGAGCACCGGGCGCGACGGGACGCTCATGAGCGGATCTCCCCGGCGACGACGGCGTCAAACCGGGCTGCCAGCGTGTTCAGCCAAGCGGCGGCGGCTTCGGCGTCCGCCATCGGCGGCGGGTTCTCCTCGACGAGGACGCGATCGAGGACGCGGGAAATCTCCGCCTCGTCCCGCCCTTGCAACTCCAGCACCAGCGCAAACAGGGCAGCGGCGGAGACGGCCTCGCCGATCGCAGTGCCCGCGCCCGCGTCGGCGCCGCCCCGCCCGGCGTCATCGCCGCCGCCGCCGGACCGCAGCAGCGCCATCGCCGCCGCGCCGATCCCGGCCCAGGCCGGCAGCGAGGCGATCGCCACCGGCGCAACGAGAGTTGCGGCCGCCACACAGCCGACCGCCCCGGCCAATCCTCCCACCGCCGCCCACCGGCCGCTCATACGGAGCCGCTCCGGCAACAGGGTCACCATGCGCCCCGCCCCGGCGCGCAGGTCGTCGATGCGGGGGGCGTGAAGCTCCGCCGGCACATGCAGCAGGTCTCGCCATGCGGCGCGCTCGCCCTGGTAGAGGCGTGCGATGTCGCGCTGCAGTTCCGCCTGTTGCGCCGGACCCGGCGCCTCGGTCCAGCCGCGGGCCTGGGTGACCGTGTGCGCGAATGCCTGGCGCAGCCGACGCCCGCCGGGCGCCTCATCGGTCGCGAAGGCCAGCACCGTCGCCAGCCGCCGGCCGCTGGCGGCGGTGAGGTGGTCCAGATCCACCTCCACCACGCGATCGTCGGGAACGCCGGCGCGGGCGGCGAGGCGGCGCCAATCCGCCACCCGCCGTTCCAGATGCGCCGACGGGTCGCGCTCCCGCAAGCGGTGGCCGCCGGTCAGCGCCAGGACCGCCGGAACGCGGCTCTCTGCCTGCAGGATGCGCACGAACGCGGCGGTGCCGCGATCGGGCGTCGCCGTCAGCGCGCACACCACGACCACCGCGCGCGGCGGCGGCAGCGCCGCCGTCAGCCGCTCGACCACCCGCCTTCGGTCGTCGCGGTCGTCGACGAATCCCAGATCCAGCCACCGCGCCCCGTCAAGGACCGGCGGCCAGCCGCCCGGCGGGGGCTCGATCTCCAGCCCCAGCACGGCGGCCGGGCCCTCCGCCGCGATCGGCAGTGTTTCGGGCGGCCCGCTGGCGGCGTCCTCGACCGGCGTCGGCGGCGCCTGGTCGACGACCCCAATGCTGTGGGCGACCGGCATCACCCGCGCCTCGAGCCGGGCGAAGCCGATCTGCGTCAGGTCGAGCCGATACCGCCGGCAGGCGCCGCGCCAGACGCCGACCGCGACCATCAGCGCCATCGCCCGTGGCACGATGCCGTAGGCGACGATCGCCCCGACCAGTAGGCCGGCCCACGCCTCGCGCGCGGCCAGTACCTCGATGCCGATCCCGGTCCAGCGGCTGGCGGCGACCTGGCCGGCGTCGGGCGTCGGGAACCCCAGCCAGTCGGGCAGGATCGCCAGGATGCGGGTGAGATCGACGTAGGTTCGCGCCGACAGGATCGTCGTCTCCCAGGCGAAGCTGTACTGGCGGGTGCTGAGCAGCAGCACCACCATGAGCAGGCCCCCGACGAGGAACGCCAGCCACAGAAGATGGCTGATGCTGCTCAACAGCCAGCGGCCGACGGCGCCGCTCGCAAACACACCGGCGGCCGCCTGCGATGCCGCGACGTGCAGCGGTCCGCGGTGCAGCAGCCGGTTGAGCCTGCGCCCCAACGCCAATGCCGCGCCGCCGAGGAGGCCGGTGACGGTGTCACCCGGCCGCAGGCAGATGATCACGATCCAGACCAGCAGCGCGAGCGTGTGCACGCCAAGCAGGCTTCCCAGCACCCAGAAGAAGTTCGCGGGCTCGCCGGCGGAGGCGCCAAGCGCGAGGCGCGCCGCCGTCGCACCGGCCACCGCGGCGACGGCGGCGGCGATGACGACAGCGGCGATAGTGGCGCCGCGCAATTGCGCCAGAGCCTGACGCAACCCGTGCGCAACCGAAACGGCGCCGGCGCGCACCACGATGCGGCGTTCCAGATCGCCGCCGGCCGATCGCCCCGCCGCATCCGCCTGCGGCTCATGCAGGGTCGCTCCCCGCCCCTCCTCATGGACGCGCACCGCCTCGGCCAGCACCCGCTCGCCGATGCCGATCCTCCCGCCCCCGTCATGCCGAAGCCCTGTCGTCAACCCCACCTCAACCCGGTTCCGCCACACCCGATGCATCCCACGGTCGAGGCGCTACCTTCAGGATCGGTTACGCCTCTCAGGCCTCCAGTGCGGTCACCGGATCCACGTACTTGTAGCCGAGGTCGTCGGCGACGGCCTTGTGGGTGACCTTGCCGCGGCAGACGTTGAGTCCCTCGCGGAAGTTGGGGTTTTCGAGCAAGGCTGCCTTGTAGCCCTTGTCGGCAAGGGCGAGGCCATAGGGAAGGGTGACGTTGTTGAGGGCGTAGGTCGAGGTGCTCGGCGTCGAGCCCGGCATGTTGGCGACGCAGTAGTGCACCACGTCGTCGACGATGTAGGTCGGATCGGCGTGGGTGGTCGGCCGTGACGTCTCGAAGCAGCCCCCCTGATCGATCGCCACGTCGACCAGCACCGAGCCCGGACTCATCCGCCTGACGGTGTCGGCGGTGACGAGTTTCGGCGCCTCGGCGCCGACAACCAGCACGGCGCCGATCACCAGGTCGGCTTCCAGCACATAGTCCTGCAGGGCCGCCTCAGTGGAGTACATGGTCTTCAAGGCCGGGCCGAAGCGGCCGGCGAGACGACCAAGCACGTCGACGTTGCGGTCGAATACGGTGACATCGGCGCCCATGCCGAGGGCCATCATGATGGCGTTCTCGCCCACCATGCCGCCGCCGATCACCACCACTTTGCCCGGCGCCACGCCGGGCACGCCGCCGAGCAGAATACCCTTGCCGCCGTGAGCTTTCTCCAACGCGTAGGCGCCGGCCTGGATCGACAGGCGACCCGCGACCTGTGACATCGGCGCCAGCAGCGGAAGTCCGCCGTGCGCGTTGGTCACCGTCTCGTAGGCGATGCAGACGGCGCCGCTGTCGACGAGATCCCGGGTCTGGTCCGGATCCGGCGCCAGGTGCAGGTAGGTGAACAGGAGTTGACCTTCCCGCAGCATCCTGCGTTCCTGCGCCTGCGGTTCCTTGACCTTGACGATCATGTCGGCGGCGCCGAACACCGCCTCGGCGCTGTCTGCGATCTCGGCATTCACTGCACGGTAGTCGTCATCGGAACAGCCGATGCCGGCGCCAGCCTGGGTCTCGACCACCACGCTGTGTCCGTGGGTGACGAACTCGTGGACGCTGTTCGGGGTCAGCCCGACGCGATATTCGTGGACCTTGATCTCTTTGGGAACACCGATGCGCATGCTTCCCTCCCTGCCTTGGCTCGTTCTCCGACCACCGATCGAACACTAACGCGAAATGGCCGCGCGTGCCTCGCAAAGATGCGCGAGCCGCGGCCGAGTGCGCCGGATGCTCAGTAGCCGGCCTCCACGAGCGTCCGCAGCCTGGCGAGGCACGCGTCGTGGTCGGCCGCGTAGTCCCCCGCCTCCCACCACTGCTCGACCGCTTTCAACAGAGCACCGACCCGCCTGCCATGCGCAACGCCGAGGGCGAGCACGTCGCGGCCGCGGAGCGGGAAAGTCACCGGCGTCCACGAGTCGGCCGCCTCGATCAGGCCGATCCACGCCTGAGTGCGCTCGTGCGGCAGGCGCGGCCTTACCGCAAGCTCCCCGGCCCAGCCCAGCAGCACCAGATCGCGGACGGTGTCGGCGCCGAGGCGGTGCAGCGCCCGGCGCACGGCTTGGGTTTCAGTGTCGGGACAGGGGCGCTCCGGTGGCTCCGCCATCATGGCCAGCCGGCGGGTCTGGTCGTTGGACATCTTGAGACGCGCGGCCACCGCCAGGGCTCCCGCACCGTCGGTTTCCAGCAGCGCCGCCAGCCGGCGCACAGGATCGGGCGCCACCGAGTCAAAGCGGATTGCCCGTGTATCCAGCCAGGTCATCAGCCGGAGCCGGCCTATGCCATGGGCTTCAGGCAGCACGTGCTCGAGCACCCGGTCATCGGCCATCAGTTGGAACACGTCGGCCGGGTCGTTCGCCATCAGGGTGCGGAACACCTCGACCCGCACCCGCTCGCCGGAGAGCAAAGTCAGTCCCGCCGCCAACTGGCGGCAAGCGGCCAAAGCGTCCGCGTCCGCCGGCGGACGGCCGTAGTGCGCATAAAACCGGAAGTACCGCAGCAGCCGTAAGACGTCTTCGTTGATGCGGTCGCGGGCATCGCCGACGAAACGGATGCGTCCGTGGCCGAGGTCCTCCAGACCGCCGAAGTAGTCGTAGACGTCGCCCGCCGGCGTGCACGACATGGCGTTGATGGTAAAGTCGCGGCGGGCAGCGTCGACGATCCAATCGTCGGTGAACGCCACGCGGGCACGGCGGCCATCGGTCTCGACGTCGATGCGCAAGGTGGTGATCTCGAAGGTGGCGGTATCGACGACTGCGGTGACGGTGCCGTGGTCGAGGCCGGTGGGCACCACCTTGATCCCTGCCGTGCGCAGCGCCGCCATCACCGCCTCCGGCGGCTTCGGCGTCGCGATGTCGATGTCGCGGATCGGGCGCTTGAGGAGCGCATCCCGAACGCATCCACCGATGAACCGGGCGTCGGCGCCGGCAGCGTGCAGCGCATCCAGCACCTCGCGGGTCTGCGGCGCGGTCATCCACGGCTGCGGCGCGATCTCGCCGACCGGCTCGGCGATGGGCACCGTCACCACCCGTTCCATCTCGCGCTGGTCCGCAGCCGGGCCGGGATCCGCGCCTCTTCGCCGCCGGAACATCAGGCCCCCGGCGATGGGCGACACGCCAAGGCGGCGCTCACTCCGTGCGCCACGGGATGACGCGCCCGTCCTGGTACTTCGGCGCGATGATCCGTGTGCCCGGCTCCACGCCGCTCGTCAGCGCCGTCGCCACAAGGGCCGCCGCCATCAGGGCGACGCCGGCGAGAACGAGCCAGAACCAAGGCCCTTCCCGCAGCCGCTCGACCGCTCCGCCCGGAGACCCGCGCTGGTTCAGCCACGCCCAGCCCAGGTACAGCAGGGTCGGCAGGATGAGCGGCAGCAGGTACTGGAGGAGGACGCGCGTCATCGGGCGTCAGCGATCCCAGGAGCGACGTTCAAGCGAATCCCTTCGATCCTTGCCCTCGGCTGCCGGTGCCGGCGACCGGTCTGAGACCGTGGCGGCCTCCGGCGTGGTCAGGACCTCGTACAGATCGATCAGCATGCCGGCGGTCGCGCCCCAGATGAAGTGCCCGCCGTACTGCATGGCGTAGAAATGACGCGTCACCCCCTCGAACTCCCTGGAGCAGCGCCGATGGTTGACGGGGTCGAGGAGAAACGCCAGCGGCACCTCGAAGATCTCGGCGACTTCATAGGGATCCGGCGTCAGCGTGCACGGCGGTTGGACGATCCCCACGACGGGCGTGACGACGAAGCCGGTTCGGGTCACGTAGGTGTCGAGATGGCCGATGACCTCGACGTCGGCGGGGGCAAGCCCGATCTCCTCCTCGGTTTCGCGGAGCGCCGTTTCTACCGGACCGCCGTCGCCGGCCTCGATGCGCCCGCCGGGGAAACTGACTTGCCCGGCGTGGCGGGCGAGATGCGCGGTGCGCTTGGTAAACAGCACGCTCATGCCGCTTTCATAATCGACGAGCGGTACGAGAACGGCGGCGCTCTTCAAAGGCGTGCTCGGCTGCAGGCCGGGATTCAAGGTGTGGTCACCGCGTGTGACCTCGCCGGTGTCGGTCAGCGGCATGAAGCCGGGCACGGAGCCCCGCGCCGCAAACCGATC
This Rhodospirillales bacterium DNA region includes the following protein-coding sequences:
- a CDS encoding CCA tRNA nucleotidyltransferase; this translates as MERVVTVPIAEPVGEIAPQPWMTAPQTREVLDALHAAGADARFIGGCVRDALLKRPIRDIDIATPKPPEAVMAALRTAGIKVVPTGLDHGTVTAVVDTATFEITTLRIDVETDGRRARVAFTDDWIVDAARRDFTINAMSCTPAGDVYDYFGGLEDLGHGRIRFVGDARDRINEDVLRLLRYFRFYAHYGRPPADADALAACRQLAAGLTLLSGERVRVEVFRTLMANDPADVFQLMADDRVLEHVLPEAHGIGRLRLMTWLDTRAIRFDSVAPDPVRRLAALLETDGAGALAVAARLKMSNDQTRRLAMMAEPPERPCPDTETQAVRRALHRLGADTVRDLVLLGWAGELAVRPRLPHERTQAWIGLIEAADSWTPVTFPLRGRDVLALGVAHGRRVGALLKAVEQWWEAGDYAADHDACLARLRTLVEAGY
- a CDS encoding CoA pyrophosphatase, which produces MDRFAARGSVPGFMPLTDTGEVTRGDHTLNPGLQPSTPLKSAAVLVPLVDYESGMSVLFTKRTAHLARHAGQVSFPGGRIEAGDGGPVETALRETEEEIGLAPADVEVIGHLDTYVTRTGFVVTPVVGIVQPPCTLTPDPYEVAEIFEVPLAFLLDPVNHRRCSREFEGVTRHFYAMQYGGHFIWGATAGMLIDLYEVLTTPEAATVSDRSPAPAAEGKDRRDSLERRSWDR
- the ald gene encoding alanine dehydrogenase → MRIGVPKEIKVHEYRVGLTPNSVHEFVTHGHSVVVETQAGAGIGCSDDDYRAVNAEIADSAEAVFGAADMIVKVKEPQAQERRMLREGQLLFTYLHLAPDPDQTRDLVDSGAVCIAYETVTNAHGGLPLLAPMSQVAGRLSIQAGAYALEKAHGGKGILLGGVPGVAPGKVVVIGGGMVGENAIMMALGMGADVTVFDRNVDVLGRLAGRFGPALKTMYSTEAALQDYVLEADLVIGAVLVVGAEAPKLVTADTVRRMSPGSVLVDVAIDQGGCFETSRPTTHADPTYIVDDVVHYCVANMPGSTPSTSTYALNNVTLPYGLALADKGYKAALLENPNFREGLNVCRGKVTHKAVADDLGYKYVDPVTALEA
- a CDS encoding DUF2868 domain-containing protein; translation: MGLTTGLRHDGGGRIGIGERVLAEAVRVHEEGRGATLHEPQADAAGRSAGGDLERRIVVRAGAVSVAHGLRQALAQLRGATIAAVVIAAAVAAVAGATAARLALGASAGEPANFFWVLGSLLGVHTLALLVWIVIICLRPGDTVTGLLGGAALALGRRLNRLLHRGPLHVAASQAAAGVFASGAVGRWLLSSISHLLWLAFLVGGLLMVVLLLSTRQYSFAWETTILSARTYVDLTRILAILPDWLGFPTPDAGQVAASRWTGIGIEVLAAREAWAGLLVGAIVAYGIVPRAMALMVAVGVWRGACRRYRLDLTQIGFARLEARVMPVAHSIGVVDQAPPTPVEDAASGPPETLPIAAEGPAAVLGLEIEPPPGGWPPVLDGARWLDLGFVDDRDDRRRVVERLTAALPPPRAVVVVCALTATPDRGTAAFVRILQAESRVPAVLALTGGHRLRERDPSAHLERRVADWRRLAARAGVPDDRVVEVDLDHLTAASGRRLATVLAFATDEAPGGRRLRQAFAHTVTQARGWTEAPGPAQQAELQRDIARLYQGERAAWRDLLHVPAELHAPRIDDLRAGAGRMVTLLPERLRMSGRWAAVGGLAGAVGCVAAATLVAPVAIASLPAWAGIGAAAMALLRSGGGGDDAGRGGADAGAGTAIGEAVSAAALFALVLELQGRDEAEISRVLDRVLVEENPPPMADAEAAAAWLNTLAARFDAVVAGEIRS